The following are encoded together in the Glycine max cultivar Williams 82 chromosome 8, Glycine_max_v4.0, whole genome shotgun sequence genome:
- the BZIP87 gene encoding bZIP transcription factor 16 isoform X2, with amino-acid sequence MGSSDMDKTPKEKESKTPPATSQEQSSTTAMPTTNPDWSNFQTYSPIPPHGFLASSPQAHPYMWGVQHYMPPYGTPPHPYVAMYPHGGIYAHPSIPPGNAPGRIEVGGKPPEVKEKLPIKRSKGSASGGNLNMWITGKNNEPGKIPGESANGIHSKSGESASDGTSEGSDENSQNDSQLKSRERQDSFEDEPSQNGSSVHAPQNGVHNRPQTVVNQTMSILPISTTSAPGAVPGPTTNLNIGMDYWGTPTSSTIPALHGKVPSTAVAGGMIAAGSRDGVQSQVWLQDERELKRQRRKQSNRESARRSRLRKQAECDELAQRAEALKEENATLRSEVSQIRSEYEQLRSENAALKERLGDIPGVATPGKEDLRSGQNDQHVSNDTQQSGQTEVVQGVH; translated from the exons ATGGGTAGTAGTGACATGGACAAAACTCCGAAAGAGAAGGAGTCTAAGACACCTCCAGCTACATCACAG GAGCAGTCATCAACAACTGCCATGCCAACAACTAATCCTGACTGGTCTAACTTTCAg ACATATTCTCCTATACCTCCACACGGGTTCTTGGCATCAAGTCCCCAAGCCCACCCATATATGTGGGGCGTCCAG CATTATATGCCTCCCTATGGCACTCCACCACATCCCTATGTTGCAATGTATCCCCATGGTGGCATATATGCTCATCCATCTATTCCTCCG GGAAATGCCCCAGGCCGCATCGAAGTTGGTGGTAAACCTCCTGAAGTGAAGGAAAAATTACCTATCAAAAGATCAAAAGGAAGTGCTAGTGGTGGTAATTTGAATATGTGGATTACAGGGAAAAATAATGAACCTGGTAAAATACCAGGAGAATCTGCTAATGGGATTCATTCCAAAAG TGGTGAGAGTGCAAGTGACGGAACTAGTGAAGGAAGTGATGAGAACTCCCAGAAT GATTCTCAATTGAAATCAAGGGAGAGGCAGGACTCTTTTGAAG ATGAACCATCTCAAAATGGAAGTTCAGTACATGCTCCTCAAAATGGGGTACATAATAGACCTCAGACAGTTGTTAATCAAACTATGTCTATCTTACCTATATCTACCACAAGTGCTCCTGGAGCAGTTCCTGGTCCCACAACTAATTTAAATATAGGAATGGATTATTGGGGCACACCAACTTCGTCCACCATTCCTGCATTGCATGGAAAGGTTCCTTCTACTGCAGTTGCTGGAGGGATGATTGCTGCTGGATCACGAGATGGTGTTCAGTCACAAGTTTGGCTGCAG GACGAAAGAGAGCTTAAAAGACAAAGGCGGAAGCAGTCTAATCGGGAATCTGCACGCAGATCCAGGTTACGGAAGCAG GCTGAATGTGATGAACTAGCTCAGCGTGCTGAAGctttgaaagaagaaaatgcCACTCTCCGATCAGAAGTGAGCCAGATCAGGAGTGAGTATGAGCAGCTACGTTCTGAGAATGCTGCCCTCAAG GAGAGACTTGGGGACATACCTGGTGTCGCGACGCCTGGGAAGGAGGATCTTAGGTCTGGTCAGAATGATCAGCATGTGAGTAATGACACTCAACAGAGTGGTCAGACAGAGGTTGTGCAGGGTGTTCATTAG
- the BZIP87 gene encoding bZIP transcription factor 16 isoform X3 has translation MGSSDMDKTPKEKESKTPPATSQEQSSTTAMPTTNPDWSNFQTYSPIPPHGFLASSPQAHPYMWGVQGNAPGRIEVGGKPPEVKEKLPIKRSKGSASGGNLNMWITGKNNEPGKIPGESANGIHSKSGESASDGTSEGSDENSQNDSQLKSRERQDSFEDEPSQNGSSVHAPQNGVHNRPQTVVNQTMSILPISTTSAPGAVPGPTTNLNIGMDYWGTPTSSTIPALHGKVPSTAVAGGMIAAGSRDGVQSQVWLQDERELKRQRRKQSNRESARRSRLRKQAECDELAQRAEALKEENATLRSEVSQIRSEYEQLRSENAALKERLGDIPGVATPGKEDLRSGQNDQHVSNDTQQSGQTEVVQGVH, from the exons ATGGGTAGTAGTGACATGGACAAAACTCCGAAAGAGAAGGAGTCTAAGACACCTCCAGCTACATCACAG GAGCAGTCATCAACAACTGCCATGCCAACAACTAATCCTGACTGGTCTAACTTTCAg ACATATTCTCCTATACCTCCACACGGGTTCTTGGCATCAAGTCCCCAAGCCCACCCATATATGTGGGGCGTCCAG GGAAATGCCCCAGGCCGCATCGAAGTTGGTGGTAAACCTCCTGAAGTGAAGGAAAAATTACCTATCAAAAGATCAAAAGGAAGTGCTAGTGGTGGTAATTTGAATATGTGGATTACAGGGAAAAATAATGAACCTGGTAAAATACCAGGAGAATCTGCTAATGGGATTCATTCCAAAAG TGGTGAGAGTGCAAGTGACGGAACTAGTGAAGGAAGTGATGAGAACTCCCAGAAT GATTCTCAATTGAAATCAAGGGAGAGGCAGGACTCTTTTGAAG ATGAACCATCTCAAAATGGAAGTTCAGTACATGCTCCTCAAAATGGGGTACATAATAGACCTCAGACAGTTGTTAATCAAACTATGTCTATCTTACCTATATCTACCACAAGTGCTCCTGGAGCAGTTCCTGGTCCCACAACTAATTTAAATATAGGAATGGATTATTGGGGCACACCAACTTCGTCCACCATTCCTGCATTGCATGGAAAGGTTCCTTCTACTGCAGTTGCTGGAGGGATGATTGCTGCTGGATCACGAGATGGTGTTCAGTCACAAGTTTGGCTGCAG GACGAAAGAGAGCTTAAAAGACAAAGGCGGAAGCAGTCTAATCGGGAATCTGCACGCAGATCCAGGTTACGGAAGCAG GCTGAATGTGATGAACTAGCTCAGCGTGCTGAAGctttgaaagaagaaaatgcCACTCTCCGATCAGAAGTGAGCCAGATCAGGAGTGAGTATGAGCAGCTACGTTCTGAGAATGCTGCCCTCAAG GAGAGACTTGGGGACATACCTGGTGTCGCGACGCCTGGGAAGGAGGATCTTAGGTCTGGTCAGAATGATCAGCATGTGAGTAATGACACTCAACAGAGTGGTCAGACAGAGGTTGTGCAGGGTGTTCATTAG
- the BZIP87 gene encoding bZIP transcription factor 16 isoform X1: MGSSDMDKTPKEKESKTPPATSQEQSSTTAMPTTNPDWSNFQTYSPIPPHGFLASSPQAHPYMWGVQHYMPPYGTPPHPYVAMYPHGGIYAHPSIPPGSYPFSPFAMASPNGIADASGNAPGRIEVGGKPPEVKEKLPIKRSKGSASGGNLNMWITGKNNEPGKIPGESANGIHSKSGESASDGTSEGSDENSQNDSQLKSRERQDSFEDEPSQNGSSVHAPQNGVHNRPQTVVNQTMSILPISTTSAPGAVPGPTTNLNIGMDYWGTPTSSTIPALHGKVPSTAVAGGMIAAGSRDGVQSQVWLQDERELKRQRRKQSNRESARRSRLRKQAECDELAQRAEALKEENATLRSEVSQIRSEYEQLRSENAALKERLGDIPGVATPGKEDLRSGQNDQHVSNDTQQSGQTEVVQGVH, translated from the exons ATGGGTAGTAGTGACATGGACAAAACTCCGAAAGAGAAGGAGTCTAAGACACCTCCAGCTACATCACAG GAGCAGTCATCAACAACTGCCATGCCAACAACTAATCCTGACTGGTCTAACTTTCAg ACATATTCTCCTATACCTCCACACGGGTTCTTGGCATCAAGTCCCCAAGCCCACCCATATATGTGGGGCGTCCAG CATTATATGCCTCCCTATGGCACTCCACCACATCCCTATGTTGCAATGTATCCCCATGGTGGCATATATGCTCATCCATCTATTCCTCCG GGATCTTATCCTTTCAGTCCTTTTGCCATGGCTTCTCCAAATGGTATTGCAGATGCTTCG GGAAATGCCCCAGGCCGCATCGAAGTTGGTGGTAAACCTCCTGAAGTGAAGGAAAAATTACCTATCAAAAGATCAAAAGGAAGTGCTAGTGGTGGTAATTTGAATATGTGGATTACAGGGAAAAATAATGAACCTGGTAAAATACCAGGAGAATCTGCTAATGGGATTCATTCCAAAAG TGGTGAGAGTGCAAGTGACGGAACTAGTGAAGGAAGTGATGAGAACTCCCAGAAT GATTCTCAATTGAAATCAAGGGAGAGGCAGGACTCTTTTGAAG ATGAACCATCTCAAAATGGAAGTTCAGTACATGCTCCTCAAAATGGGGTACATAATAGACCTCAGACAGTTGTTAATCAAACTATGTCTATCTTACCTATATCTACCACAAGTGCTCCTGGAGCAGTTCCTGGTCCCACAACTAATTTAAATATAGGAATGGATTATTGGGGCACACCAACTTCGTCCACCATTCCTGCATTGCATGGAAAGGTTCCTTCTACTGCAGTTGCTGGAGGGATGATTGCTGCTGGATCACGAGATGGTGTTCAGTCACAAGTTTGGCTGCAG GACGAAAGAGAGCTTAAAAGACAAAGGCGGAAGCAGTCTAATCGGGAATCTGCACGCAGATCCAGGTTACGGAAGCAG GCTGAATGTGATGAACTAGCTCAGCGTGCTGAAGctttgaaagaagaaaatgcCACTCTCCGATCAGAAGTGAGCCAGATCAGGAGTGAGTATGAGCAGCTACGTTCTGAGAATGCTGCCCTCAAG GAGAGACTTGGGGACATACCTGGTGTCGCGACGCCTGGGAAGGAGGATCTTAGGTCTGGTCAGAATGATCAGCATGTGAGTAATGACACTCAACAGAGTGGTCAGACAGAGGTTGTGCAGGGTGTTCATTAG
- the BZIP87 gene encoding bZIP transcription factor 16 isoform X4: protein MPPYGTPPHPYVAMYPHGGIYAHPSIPPGSYPFSPFAMASPNGIADASGNAPGRIEVGGKPPEVKEKLPIKRSKGSASGGNLNMWITGKNNEPGKIPGESANGIHSKSGESASDGTSEGSDENSQNDSQLKSRERQDSFEDEPSQNGSSVHAPQNGVHNRPQTVVNQTMSILPISTTSAPGAVPGPTTNLNIGMDYWGTPTSSTIPALHGKVPSTAVAGGMIAAGSRDGVQSQVWLQDERELKRQRRKQSNRESARRSRLRKQAECDELAQRAEALKEENATLRSEVSQIRSEYEQLRSENAALKERLGDIPGVATPGKEDLRSGQNDQHVSNDTQQSGQTEVVQGVH from the exons ATGCCTCCCTATGGCACTCCACCACATCCCTATGTTGCAATGTATCCCCATGGTGGCATATATGCTCATCCATCTATTCCTCCG GGATCTTATCCTTTCAGTCCTTTTGCCATGGCTTCTCCAAATGGTATTGCAGATGCTTCG GGAAATGCCCCAGGCCGCATCGAAGTTGGTGGTAAACCTCCTGAAGTGAAGGAAAAATTACCTATCAAAAGATCAAAAGGAAGTGCTAGTGGTGGTAATTTGAATATGTGGATTACAGGGAAAAATAATGAACCTGGTAAAATACCAGGAGAATCTGCTAATGGGATTCATTCCAAAAG TGGTGAGAGTGCAAGTGACGGAACTAGTGAAGGAAGTGATGAGAACTCCCAGAAT GATTCTCAATTGAAATCAAGGGAGAGGCAGGACTCTTTTGAAG ATGAACCATCTCAAAATGGAAGTTCAGTACATGCTCCTCAAAATGGGGTACATAATAGACCTCAGACAGTTGTTAATCAAACTATGTCTATCTTACCTATATCTACCACAAGTGCTCCTGGAGCAGTTCCTGGTCCCACAACTAATTTAAATATAGGAATGGATTATTGGGGCACACCAACTTCGTCCACCATTCCTGCATTGCATGGAAAGGTTCCTTCTACTGCAGTTGCTGGAGGGATGATTGCTGCTGGATCACGAGATGGTGTTCAGTCACAAGTTTGGCTGCAG GACGAAAGAGAGCTTAAAAGACAAAGGCGGAAGCAGTCTAATCGGGAATCTGCACGCAGATCCAGGTTACGGAAGCAG GCTGAATGTGATGAACTAGCTCAGCGTGCTGAAGctttgaaagaagaaaatgcCACTCTCCGATCAGAAGTGAGCCAGATCAGGAGTGAGTATGAGCAGCTACGTTCTGAGAATGCTGCCCTCAAG GAGAGACTTGGGGACATACCTGGTGTCGCGACGCCTGGGAAGGAGGATCTTAGGTCTGGTCAGAATGATCAGCATGTGAGTAATGACACTCAACAGAGTGGTCAGACAGAGGTTGTGCAGGGTGTTCATTAG